The Candidatus Thermoplasmatota archaeon genome has a window encoding:
- a CDS encoding Mov34/MPN/PAD-1 family protein: MPRPRIVKETRRPVEEREPPRASTLKPHEWLSEESLTEYNEVVDSGGIFDIYLSSVAERKIKAHAVNEAPNRLEVMGFMLGEVRRWKGRIYSLVRDIVTTHLKSSSSKVRFDPEAFPNLFHGLDDSGFDYILVGWYHSHPGHTCFLSRTDLETQRSIFDQPYHSALVIDPITRDIKTFKLSETGYEEVAFAVYEPEVGSKAKAKRSRKLKVKPSS, from the coding sequence ATGCCTAGGCCCAGGATCGTAAAGGAGACACGGCGTCCAGTCGAGGAGAGGGAGCCCCCGAGAGCATCGACCCTGAAACCGCACGAATGGCTATCTGAAGAATCCTTGACGGAGTATAATGAAGTCGTCGACAGCGGAGGGATTTTCGATATCTACCTGTCCTCCGTGGCAGAACGGAAGATCAAGGCGCATGCGGTCAACGAGGCCCCGAACAGGCTCGAGGTCATGGGTTTCATGCTGGGGGAGGTCCGCAGATGGAAAGGCCGGATATACTCCCTTGTGAGGGACATCGTCACTACTCATCTCAAGAGCTCATCCTCGAAGGTCCGATTCGATCCGGAGGCGTTCCCGAACCTGTTCCATGGGTTGGACGATTCGGGGTTCGACTACATCCTAGTGGGTTGGTACCACTCGCATCCAGGTCATACTTGCTTCCTTTCCCGGACCGATCTCGAGACTCAGCGGTCCATTTTCGACCAACCGTACCACTCCGCACTCGTCATAGACCCGATCACCCGCGACATCAAGACCTTCAAACTATCTGAGACCGGATATGAGGAGGTGGCCTTCGCGGTCTACGAACCAGAGGTGGGTTCAAAGGCCAAGGCCAAACGCTCTCGGAAGCTCAAGGTCAAGCCCAGTTCCTAG
- a CDS encoding ThiF family adenylyltransferase, whose translation MEERLRVGQLDEDRFDRSRRVGWISLEAISKARVLMVGAGAIGNEVAKDLALSGFRRITVVDMDHVVGSNLNRCLFFTNEDSSKHTKKAEVIARGFESLAPNAEAVALVSRIEDCPEKLFEDHDIVFGCLDNIQARIHTNSHAYASGKVYIDGGMDGFIGKVMVARPPDGACLQCGMNRSHAKVAELRFSCTGKDVVFHEPRLAAEITTTSVVGAVMVREAVKVLSGRTDMTISNVFYYDGFRKVSDEIEVPLDPHCPVHGRS comes from the coding sequence ATGGAGGAGCGGTTGAGGGTTGGACAGCTTGACGAGGACAGGTTCGACCGGTCCCGGAGGGTAGGTTGGATCAGCCTCGAAGCCATCTCCAAGGCTAGGGTGCTGATGGTTGGTGCGGGCGCCATAGGCAACGAGGTTGCCAAGGACCTAGCTCTCTCTGGCTTTCGGCGGATCACAGTGGTCGACATGGATCATGTGGTCGGCTCGAACCTTAACAGATGTCTGTTCTTCACAAATGAGGACTCTTCGAAGCACACCAAGAAGGCAGAAGTCATAGCCAGGGGATTCGAATCCTTGGCCCCCAATGCGGAAGCGGTCGCCCTCGTGAGCCGGATAGAGGACTGCCCTGAGAAATTGTTCGAGGACCATGACATCGTGTTCGGATGTCTGGACAACATTCAGGCCAGGATCCACACGAACTCTCACGCCTATGCTTCTGGAAAGGTGTACATCGACGGGGGCATGGATGGCTTCATAGGCAAGGTCATGGTCGCCAGACCGCCAGACGGCGCATGCCTCCAATGTGGCATGAACAGGTCCCATGCCAAGGTCGCGGAACTGAGGTTTAGCTGCACCGGGAAGGATGTGGTCTTTCACGAGCCAAGGCTGGCGGCGGAGATAACCACGACGAGCGTCGTCGGCGCGGTCATGGTTCGCGAGGCCGTAAAGGTCCTGTCAGGCAGGACTGATATGACGATCTCAAACGTGTTCTACTATGACGGATTCAGGAAGGTATCTGATGAGATCGAGGTGCCCTTGGACCCGCACTGCCCGGTCCATGGCAGGTCCTGA